One Candidatus Nitrotoga arctica genomic window, CGAGATCAAGCGCGAGTTCACGGTAGGCCGCCTCGCGACGCGGCGCACGGCCGCGCTGCCTTCTGGCCGCGGCTGCCGGCGGCATGCTGCTGCCCCGCGCTTATCTACCTCGCGGTGGCGCCGCCCGGCCCCCTCGCGCACGAATGGGCCGTTTCGACGACGACGGACACCACGTTCACGGTCGCCATCATCGCCATGCTGGGCAACCGGGTGCCGGTCGAGCTGCGGATCTTCCTGACGGCGGCGGTGGTCATCGACGATCTGGTGGCGATCGCCATCGTCGCCGTGTTCTATTCCACCGGGCTCGATGCCTACTCTGCCGGGGCCGCCGCAATCGTCACCGGGCTGCTGGTGTTCATCAACCGCAGCGGAATTTACCGGATGCTGCCTTACGCGGTGCTCGGTGTCCTCCTGTGGAGCTGCCTCCACATCTCCGGCCTGCACGCCACACTGGCGGGCGTGATCCTGGCGGTCGTTACGCCGACGCGCCCGCCGGGCAACCTGGCGGCGCTGATGTCGCAAGCCAAGGCGGTGTTCCGTCACGAGCTGCAGGCCTCATGCGAGAAGGTGCTGCGGCACGAGCCTTCGGAGCCGGCGCTGCATGCCATCGATCAGATACACGACCGGATATAATCCCCGGCCGCGAAGCTGCTGCGCTCGGTGGAGCCATGGTCCAGCTATGCCGTGCTGCCGCTGTTCGCGCTGGCCAATGCCGGGGTCGTCTGGGTCCGCCGGGGTGATCGAGGAGCACGAGAGGCTGATCGCCGCGATCGTGCTGGGACTCGTGCTGGGCAAACCAGCCGGCATGGTCGTCGCGGCCGCCCTTACGGTGTGGTCCGGTCTCGCCGTGAAGCCCGAAGCCTATAACTGGAGGCAGATGCTGGGCACCGGCGCGCTGACCGGCATCGGCTTCACGATGCCGCTCTTCATCGCCGACAGGGCCTTCCCCCGACGACGCGGATTTTACCGCCGCCAAGATCGGCGTGTTCCTCGCCTCGCTACTCGCCGGGTCATTGGGAGCAGCAATCCTGTGGCCGCGAGCGGCAGAACAAAAGGGGTCTATTTCATGTACGATCGAGGTACTGAGCGGCTGTGTGGACGCCAGCGACGCCATCGCCAATCCGCCGAAGGCGGCACTAAAATAACCGTTCTGCCGCGATCTCAAGGGGTCCCATGGCCATAAACTCATTCATCCGGTTCGTCCTCGTAGCCTTGGCGGTCGCGACCGCCGCGCCGGTGCAGGCCCAGAAGGCAGGCGACCCGTTCATGGACGACGCCAAGGCGGGCGCCCAGCTGCGCTCCCTCTATTTTCGGAACGACCTGCCGGCGAGCACCCAAGAGAGCTGGGGCCTGGGCGGCTGGGTGTGGGGCCGCACCGGCTACTGGAACGATTTTCTGCAGCTCGGCGGCACCGTCTACGGGACCGTCCCGCTTTACGGCCCCGAGGGCCGCGGCGGCGCCAACGTGCTTACGCCGGGCCAGGACGGCTACGCGACCATCGGCGAGGCCTATGCGCGCCTCAAGTACCGCGAACAGGAGCTCATGCTCTACCGGCAGCTGATCGGCCGAAACCCGCAGAAGGCCGAGGGCGTGCGCGACATCCAGACCGACATGAACTACCTCGGCACCAACGACTTGCGCATGACGCCGTACACCTACGAGGCGGCGATGCTGAACGGCAAGCTCAGCGACTCGCTGTGGTACCAGGCGGGCTACGTTGATGGCATCAAGGACCGCATCGCCGAGAAGTTCGTCAGCATGTCGCGCTTCGCAGGCGCGAACAGGGACACGGGCCTGTGGACTGGCGGCCTGCAGTGGCAGCCGCAGAAGGACCTGTGGGTCCAGGGCTTCTATTACTCGGTCGAGGACACCATCCGCATTGCCTACACCGACGTGGACTGGGTGAAGCGGATTTCGAAGGACAGCTACTGGCGCCTGGCCGCGCAATACACCGATCAGCGCTCGGCGGGCACCAACCTGCTGACCGGTGGCAATTTCAGGACATGGAACGGCGCCGTCTACGGCGAGTATGGCTGGCACTGGCTGACGCTCTACGGCGCGACGGGTTGGACCGGCGACGGCGCGGCGATCCGCAATCCCTACAGCAAAGGCCCGTTCTACATCTCGCAGCGCATCCAGACCTTCAGCCGCGCGGGCGAGGACGCGCTGATGTTCGGATCCACGTTCAACCTGGCGCCGCTCGGCCTGAACGGCTTCAGCATCGACCTCAGCATCGCCGACGGCCGCCACGCCATCGACGCGGCGACGCGTGCGGCACAGCCGAAATGGCGCGAATACGACTTCGACTTCGTCTACGAGTCGCCGATCCCGGGCATGCGTATCCGCCTGCGCTACGGCACTGTGCGGGAGGATTTTGGCACGCGCATCGACCGCACAGACGACCTGCGCCTGGATCTGAACTGGGCGATCAACTTCAACTAACCACCCCTGATAGAAAGGAAATCCCATGAGCAGCTCTGACAAAAACAGTGTTTCGGATTCGACGACCGGTTCCGGCGCGCCGGCCGCAAGCGATCGCAACTCCCTGACCATTGGCGCCAACGGCCCGATCGTCCTGCACGACGTGCATTTCCTGGAGCAGATGGCGCACTTCAACCGCGAAAAGGTGCCCGAGCGCCGGCCGCACGCCAAGGGCTCCGACGCGTTCGGCATGCTGCAGATCACCGAGGACATCGGCGAGCACCCATCGTGCCAGAATTTCTGGATTCGGCGCCAGCGATCATCCTCACGGCTGCAGCTGCGCGCACCAAGACGATCCGCCTGACGAGCACGGTCACGGTGCTGAGCGCCGCAGACCCTGTGCAGGTGTTCCAGGAGTTCGCAACCCTCGACATCATGATGCTGTAAAAGGACTGCGCCCGCTGGGCATCTTTCGCTCACATGACAGACCGTAAAGGTTCGATGTAGGATCACATTAGACTCTATTAACCATATGAGGTGTGTCATGAACGTTGCAAGGTATACTACTATAGACCCGGCACGATTTATAAATGAATTTTTATTGGTTTTCGATGTCTATGGAGTATGGAAAAAGAAGATGCCCGCAAGCAGTCGCGAGAAGTACTGCATGAACGACGCAAGCAAGTCATACGTATGCACCGCAAAGGTGTGGCGGTGATGGAGATCGTGGTGCAAACGGGACTGAGCTGGACGGCAGTCAATACGGCGCTGCGGTTGTATAAGGCTGAAGGTTCGGGGGCACTCAAGCCCGGCGTTCGGGGTAAAAAACCTGGCAGTGGACGTCGCTTGACGATTAGCCAAGAGCTGGCGATTCAACAAACCATCTGCGACAGACGCCCCGAACAACTCAAGATGGATTTTGCGCTATGGAGCAGGCCCGCTGTGCGCCAGCACATTGAGCTGGCGCACAGTATCAAGCTGTCTATTCGGGCAGTAGGCAACTACTTGGCACGTTGGGGTTTTACACCACAAAAACCCATTAAAAAAGCATACGAGCAGCGGCCTGAAGCCGTCCAGGCTTGGCTTGATGAACAATATCCGGCCATTGAAGCCAGAGCAAAAACAGAAGGTGCGGAAATTCACTGGGGCGACGAGACGGCGCTAGTCAACACGGATGTCAGAGGCAGGAGCTATGCGCCGGTGGGCAAGACACCTGTGACGTTCGCAGTAGGCGGCACGCGCCACAAGCTATCGATGATTGCGACGGTAACCAATCAGGGTAAAACGCGCTGGATGATTATTGATGAGGCATTTAACTCCGACAAGCTCATTGAATTTCTGGAGGCGCTCATCAAGGATACAGACCGCAAGGTGTTTCTGATACTGGACAACTTGAGAGTTCATCACAGCAAACCTGTAAAGGCTTGGGCTGCCGAGAACGCACAGAAAATCGAGTTGTTCTACTTGCCCAGCTACAGCCCTGAACTCAACCCCGAAGAAAGACTGAATGCGGATCTCAAGCACGTCATCACTTCAAAGGTGCCAGTGCGCACCAAGGCAAAACTCAGAGCTGCTGCGACTGATCACATGATCATGCTTGAGCAAAACCCCGAACGCGTGCGCCGTTATTTCCGCGACCCAAAAGTCGCCTACGCGGCTTCATGAATAATTCGTGCCGGATCAATAGTGTGCTCATTTTTGCAGTAAATGCACTTTGGCACATCTGCTCTTTTGCCGCGGATGACGGCGTTGCGGTGAATCGCGCGCAATACGCCAACCGGCCTACCTTGCCGGACTTTACTGCCGCACCATGCCCGGACAACCCGCGCGGCCTGAATCAGATCAAAGGCAATCTGTATCGCCACACCAAAGGAACCCACATGGCATCGCTAAAAAAATCGTTACAACGTCTGAAGAACTACTGGCATCCACCCGGGACGCGACAATCCGCAATATCGTCATCCATGGCGCACTGTCCAACTTGTCATCATTCCGGCTCGCTCCAGGACAGACGCTGGCGGGAGAAGGCGAGGAAGCCATACTGTCCTTCGCGTCGGGAAGCGACGGCCTCCAATTGAGCACAGATAATGAAGTTGTCGGCATTCGCATAGAAACCTCGGTCGAGATGCGGGCAATCTTCAACGATACCGATGTTGATAGCTTGGGGCAAATACGGCTTGCGGGCGTCACTACCGTGGGACAAGTGCAGATTCTAGCGCGAGACAAAGTGCGCAGCGGGCATGTCGTCGTTGAAGGGCTGAACGTTATCGCTGCCGATGCCCGCGCTCGGAGTGACCGGCCCAATGGCTTTGGAGTCAATGTAACCCAAGGTGCATTTACCCTTTGGAATATGCAAACCGATGCAACGGTGAGCATCAGTGCCGATCTGACAGGATTATCGGCTGGTCGCCCGACTGCGCCAGTGCTTGGCAGTGGAATTTTCGTGAGCGGCACGCTCGATGGCGGCCGACTCACGCTGCCGCTGCTTGAAACCGGCGCGGTCTACAGCGATGGCAAAATCGCGCCAGGCACTCCCGACGTGATCACAGGGGGCGTTTTTACAGTTTACAACGCGATTGTCGACATCGTGCGCAATCTCGGACCGGTCGTCACCTACGGGGTGAATGACATGGTATTGGATAATTGGGGTGCCGTGGACCACTGGATCGTCGAGGAAAAACTGACATCCTATGGGCCGAGCGGCATTGGCTTCGTCAACTTTGGGACTGTCAACGAGTTGCAAGTCAACGCGCCGATTGAAACGTTTGGCCAAGGAGCGCGTGGTTTTAATGTTTATGACGGCACCGTCAACGTAGCGGAATTCGATCGCATTACCACACACGCGGACGGTGCGGTGGGCATTCAGATCAGTCAGCCTATCGGGCGCCTGATGGTCCGTCGTGGCATCAAGACGTTTGGTGCTACTGGAGACTCGCTGGTGAAAGGCGTCGTCGTGTCGCTTTCAGCGATTGCGTTAAGCGTCAAGCCTGGCGGTTCGGCTCGGGAGATCATCATCGACGGTGGCATAGTGACGAATGGTAAAGGTATCGCACCACTCGAACTGCATGGCGCGATTGGCTCGTTGCGTATTGACGGCGGCATTAAAGCGGCTAACTGATCGTTCGCGCATTCCGTTGATCGTGCAGTACGGATGCTCGTTTGGCACAAAGAGATGCGTTCCGATAAACTGAAGGATGATTATCATGCAACGCGCGATTGACACTATTTTTCCCGCAGAGCGGGTCATCGATGATGGCGATATGCTGTTGTGGCGGGCGTTACCCCTGCACAACCGCAGCTCGCTTGGGCCATTCGTATTCATCGATCATTACCGACACCGGAGTCGGCGCGGCATCGGCGACTCACCGCATCCGCATGCCGGCATCGAGGTCATCAGCTACCTGTTGGAAGGGAGCGTGGAGCATCGCGATAGTCTGGGCTTCAAAGACCGGCTCGGACCTGGAGACGCACAATGGATTCGCGCCGGGCGTGGCATGTTGCACGCGGAACAACCGGCCGGTGGGCGCCATGGCCTGCAACTCTGGACCAGCCTGCCGCCGGCGGACAAACTTGCTGAACCGGCGTATGCGTCATTTCGCGCTGCCGACATTCCTGAAATTCAACACGTCGGTGTGCTGATTCGGGTCATCGCGGGCAGCCTGGAAGGCGTCGCAGGTCCGATGAAAACTACCAGCCCAACCCTCTTCGTTCACATCAATTTAGACCCTGGCGCGAGCGTTACTCTGCCAGTCAATGCGACATTCGAACTCGGTCTGTACGTGCTCGACGGGCGTCTGGAAGGAGATACTGGCGCTCAAGTGGGTCCTGGCGCGCTTGCAGTGCTGACCTCAGGCTCGGAGATCACATTGCAGGCCGTGCCAGATCAACGTACCGACGTTGCGTTGTTGGGGGGTGCCCCGATCGAAGGCGCCATTCTGTTTAGCGGCCCATTTGTTATGGATATCCCCGAGCGCCTCGTGCAAGCCAAACGCGATTTCGCCAGCGGCGCCATGGGACGCCTCGAAGGAGTTCCGTTTTAATACCGGATTAGCGCAGCAATCAGATATTGGGGTATGGGGAGTAATGAAGCAGAAACTGCAGTTAATCGTACGGTTTATATAGAATAAAGTTTTTAACTTGCGCCTTCATCACGCCGCTTATCGCCAACAAGTTGAAGAATCCGATGCCCCTTGCAATCCTGCTGGCTTCTGTGTAAAAATCTGTACGAAGGGGCGCTGGAACCAAAGGGCGCTGGAACAAGGAGAGAAGGAGAGATGGAACATGGACATCAAACGTAGAGATTTCGTCAAGGTGTGCGCAGCGGCCTGCGTTCTGTTGCTGCCGGGCATCGCCAGCGCCTCGAAAGACGAGAACGCGAACAACGCACCGGCCTCAGATGTCGATGCGCGCATCGAGAAATCGATTAAGGCGAGCTTCGGCGGTGGCTTCTCGGTACGGGCTCATACCCAATCGGGAGGACTGACCCGCGCCGGTATCGAACATTTTGGCAATCAGTACGAGGTCACCTCGGCAGACTTGCTGGATTGGAAGATCGTTAAGTCCTCGCTGAGTAACTAAGAGTAACTAACCCGCGCTTCGCATTGGACTTCCGTCAGATTGTAAATTTCTATAGTGTGAGAACATTTCGATGGCTGAGGTGTCCTTTTGGGCGTCGAATTCATAAAGACAACTTGTGTAGGAGATAAACCGTGTCCGAGAAGATCAAGAGCATTCGCATCCACCCCGGTATTGGCATTGCCCGCTTGGGGGATAGTGACGAGTTTTACATCGGTCCCGAAGCGCCGGGAGTCGTGGTGGATCCGGGCGGCAGCAATGGGCCGGGGCCGAACGGTGGAACCTACCGCGACAGCGGGGCGCGATTGAAACGCCAGGCGCAGCGGTATCGGGTGTATGCCTACGATGCCAACGACAAGGTCATCGCGGAACTCACGTCGGATTCTGGCTTGATCCAATCCGTGCGCTGGCGGGTTCATGTCAGGAACATGAAAGCGGCGAATTATGCGTTTCAGGGTGCGTATCTGTTTGACCCGGACAAGTTGCGAAACCCGTCCATCCAGCCCGGTAAGAAGCCAATCGAACGTGATAAGTTGATCATCGATCCTGGTGTGCATACGATCGCCTCCGGGCAGGCCAGACCGGTCGTCATGAAGGGTGATGTTTTCACTGGCGTTGAAAAAGGTTTGTTGCCGGGCGCAATGCGTTTCGTGGGTTTCACGCCGAAGGACACTTCGAAAGAAGTTGAGGTCACGTATAAAGCCGCCAAGGATATCGAGCTGGGGCAGCTTCGCCTCGATTCCAAGGATCGTCTGCTGTTCGTCCCCGCGCCCGGCAAGGGCGAAAGCGTTACAACACCGAAGGTGGCGTTGTCGAACCCGAGTGTTACAAATAGCCCCCCGAATGGCCCGGAGGGGGGTACAAACCCACTGACGAACCAATTTGCCTATTTCAACGTTCCAGGCTGGTGGGACGATACCTGTGAAGGTGAAATCGACGTCACGGTCACGCTCAAGGACGGCACTGTCTTGAGCACACGCGACAACGTGAAATCGGTCACGGACGAAGGCACGAGAAACCCGCGTGCAGGGGCATGGATCGTCACCGCACCACCTAAGTTTGCACCCCACATGTACCACATGGTGTCCATTCTGGATCGCGTCTACGAGGCTTTTCCTGAGGCGTACCCCTACGCCAAGCGGAAGACGAATTTCTACCGCGATGTCTATCCGCTATTCGCCAACACAGTGAACTACGGTTGGGTGAGCGCCGAGGCCGCGGGCGTCACCTTAGCCGCGGGCGTCACCAGAACCAAGGGCACCGCTCATGGTCCGAAGCAGTCGGCCAACTTGCTCAGCCCCCAGCGCATGGCGATGTACACCGATCCAACAGAAAAAAGCAGGCCGGCGAGACAGGGGACCTATGGTCTGATGCGGCGAGCGCCCGGAAAGTCCGGAAAGCTGGTCGATTCGTTGCTGCCCGCCCCCCCGCTGAGGCCAACCAGCTGGAAGAGCGAAGAGTTCAACCGCCCCGAAGAAGACCGCAAGATGCCCAAGCTGTGGGGCTCGGGAGGCAAGCCGGCACAGAATCAGCAACTGGGCATTCAACTCCCGGACCAATTTATGAGCTTGACCGACTTGCAGTTGAATCATCTGAAGGAATGGGCAGACGGAAACTTTGAGGTCGGTGTTCCACAAAAACCCGTATCCTTGGAGAAATTGCCGTTGACCATGCAGCCGCATGCCCTCGACAGCTCGGCGCTCGAACCGACCATCGGTGGTGGCTTTCACCCGGGTATCGAATTCCCGTACTTGATCATCTATCGGGAGAAATTCGCCGAGGCGTTTCGCGTGAACAAAGACATCGAGCCCGGCTCGCTTGCGGCTTATATGTCGAGCCCGTGGCAGGGTGACTTCTGGTCGTGCGACATAGCCTGGTGGCCGACACAACGGCCAGATATCGTTTTCGAGTACGATGAAAAGAACCAGACCAGAACCTATAGAGAGTGGTTCCGTGGATACGATACTAACGGCGAACCGCTATCATCCACCGATGGTTACGAGCAAATGGCCTATGCTTGGTCGAAACTGGGGATGGTGCTCCCGATCAAGACCGAGGATGGCAGTTTCTTGAAAGACAACGGTCAGATCGTGTTCGTCGAACAAGAGCGTAATCCGGCATTGAACCGGCCACCCGCCAAAGGCAAATAATTCGTGCCATCGACCCGACCCGACCCGGCCCATACAACATGGGACGTTGTTATCGTCGGCGCCGGACCGGCGGGAGCCGCAACCGCGATCACGCTGGCTAGGTTTGGCCAGCGTGTGCTTTTGGTGGAGGAGCGAGTATCCACGAGATTCAAGCTGGGTGAATCACTGCCGCCGACCTCTATCGATCTGGTCAAACACTTCCTGGGAGACCCTGAAGGCCCGGAACAGCAACTTCCGGGTCTTTTCAGAACGGCTGGCAACGTTTCGCTATGGGCGACCGAGCAGGCCGATGTCGCAGACTTCTTCTTCACGTCGACCGGGTTCGGCCTGTGTGTCGAACGATTGGCTTTCGATGAGGCCCTGCGCTCGAATGCGGTTGCCGCCGGTGCAACCTTGCTCAAGGGTGTTCGTTTCCAATCCTGCGCACGGATCGCTGACAGTACTTTCAATTGGCAACTGAGGCTCACCTCGGAAACGCAGACGCAGCAGTATCGCGCCCGTTATCTGGTCGACTGTTCCGGTCGGCGGGCGGTCGTGGCCAGAACGCTTGGTGTCCCAACCGTCCACAATGACGACCGGTTGTTCGCCTATGCACAATGGTTTTCCTGCGTCGGCGACGATGATGACCGCTACACCCGGATTGAGGCCGCGCCACACGGCTGGTGGTATAGCAACCGCTTGCCAGGCACTGAAGGCAATGAAACCAAGCGATTGGTGGTTTTTCACTCCGACAAGGACCTGCCGGCGGCGAGAATGGCTGCGTGTCGGCAAGGTTTCGATCAGCTACTGGACGACTCGACGCATATCACGCCATTGCTCAAAGCGAGGGGCTATCACCCTTGCGGGACAATCCGAGGCGCACCGGCCAACAGCCAGCGACTACAGGACTTCTGCGGTGACGCTTGGATGGCGGTGGGCGATGCGGCGCAAGCATATGATCCGCTGTCGTCGCAAGGCATCGATAAGGCGCTCAGGACGGCCAGCCACGCCGGTCACATGATCCATTACGCGTTGACAGACTGTCCGCAGGGCGCGGCGGGATTGGACAGCCGCAATGAATACGTCCATCAATACGATGAGCAACAACGCCAACTCTGGCAAGAGTACTTGTCGCAACGAGACTTCTACTATGGCATTCAGCCACGCTGGTCTGATCAGCCGTTCTGGCAACGTCGGCGGCAGTTGGCGAATGAAGTTAATCGGTTGCAGATCGATAGCCCGCGTCCTACGACCTCACGTCAATTGACGCAAAATTCAGATGGTGCATGAATTCTCGCAGTATAAGCAAAGTCGCCGAGAATTCCGCAGTGGTCGGGATTGAACCTTGGGACGCCGGCCGCCCCTGCACGATTGACACAAGCCGGTTAAAGGTCTGCTCCACCAAATCGCGCGAGAGTGTCACGTTCGGCTGATCGGGGACGCCGGCAATCCTGGCGATGGTACGAACGGACACATCTGTCGTGGAAAGTGTTGACCCGTTCACGATCGAGTGACGAATTCGGAACAGCTGGTCCTCCACCAGCATGATCGCATTTTCCATCTCGGCCTCGGTCGGTGGATTGTGCTTGAAGTGCCTGGCGGTTTTTACCGAACCCATTGGGAGGATTATCGGTGGTGCCGATTCAATTCCGCTTCGACTGGTGACAACGGTCTGCTCCTCTCCGATATGGAGCGTTGTGGCAGAGCCGCTGTCACCCGAATTTTCAATTTTAAAATCGCTCAATTGTGCTTTTTACCTAGGCAATGTACCCATTTTGGTTCAGTCACCAGATACCGGTTTGATCTCGCCCTTTAGTCGCCAGAAACCTTTCGATGCCAAATCGGTGATGTTGGTGTAGGCAATATTTTTTTCAAAGTCTTCCACGTGCGTCACCGTGTTCCCGGTAGCGGGCTCTATCCAGGTCACCATATACACGTTGGGACGGATTTCAGTCATGCTGATCTCAAAATGATTCAGTGTTCCCTTGGGGTAGGAAGGGTCGGCCATCACCGTGACATCAAGGTGTTGAGCGTCGACGAAGCTCAGACGGTAGATGGCGTTTTTTGCCAAACACGAAGTCGAATTGCCCGCCAATGACTTGCACTTTACCGGCCATGTTTTTTTCCTCTTTCCTCACAACTTGTTGGGCGCAAATGGATCCACTGAAAAAACTACCGATAGCGCGCTCACCAGCGTCACCAATTTCTTTTTCAGCATGGATACTCATCTTGTTTCACGAACTTTACACTTGATCAGGTGGTGAGCTGAGCTCAACCAACGCGGCAGTTTGCTTGATGAACGTCAGATCCTTCAAAGTCAGAAACGCATGTACCTTGTGTTCCTTGAAGTCTTCCAGACGGACGATCGTGTTGCCGCTTTTTTCCTGCCATGAAACCAGGTAGAGTTCATCGCGCAAATATTCAATGGTAATGTCCACCGAGTGGGATGAACCCTTAGGGAGATCGGGACTGTGCTCGACAATAAACTCGAGCACCTTGTCACTGACGAAGTACAAATAGAACGACATTGAGGGGAACTCGACGTAATATCGTTCCCTATCATCGGATAAACCATATTCCTATCCTCCCCACTTCAGTGCTATGTCCAGTTAATTGGTTCGTTACTTCTCCATTACTTCGATCGTCGCTCTCAACGGGCCAGGTCGGTTCAAGATTGCGCCGCCGGAATCGATTTTTCCAAACTTGATGAGGCCGTTCGAATAACTGAAATCCTTATAGAACACGGCCAGATTTCCCCAGGGAGCGTAATAGGTGATGTCTCCGATCGATGGGTCGCTTCCTGCCGGTGCGCCTTTGGTAGATAACTTCCGCGGCAGATCACTCACTTTTTCGGTCGCCGCATAATCCGTTAGCGTTAGAGTTAGTGGAAGTAGCGAAATAAAATCTCTCGACGTTTGATTGTCGAAAAGCGTTGCGGTCACTACCGCACCTTCGATGGTCATGCGAATTTTCATGCTGGTCGCTTCCTGCTTAGGTCCCGTTCACAAATAACATGACTACTTCAGTCAGGTCGTATGGCGGCACACCTTCGTCCTCGGATGCGAATTCCCCAGCGGCGTAGACCACCTTGCCCCCTCCATCGTCAAGAGCGATGTGGTGTCTGCAATATCGGATTCCGGGCACGCGAAGTGGTCGCGATCCGGCACCACCAGATCGGCCAACTGGCTTTCCTGGATGCGGGGTGCCGCCTCAGCCTAAAAAGCGAGTGAAACCCTTCGCGTGAATCTCGCCGGTGAGTGCCGTCTGGCGATGTCGGTGACACCGCGCTCTACGAGGAAGCCGAGCACCAGAACATGAACTTTCATTGCCGGTGCCCGGCTCGGGGTATGTCTGACCGTTTTTCAGTCAGCGTTGCGGATCAGTTGCGCCGCTCGTTCGCCGATCATCACGCTCGGGGCGATGGTGTGGCCGCTGATCAGGGTGGGGATAACCGATGCGTCCGCAACCCGGAGGCCGGTAACGCCGCGAACGCGAAGCTGGGGGTCGACCACGGTGAGTGGATCCGAGAGATCGCCCATCCGTGCCGTGCCAGCGAGATGGTATGTCGTGTACATGCTGCTCAAGATGGCCTCATGAAACACCGAATCATCCGCATCAACGGCAGGATAGACCGTTTCGGTGTACCGAGCCAGGGACGGTGTCTGCGTCAGCTTCTGTGCATGGCGCATCGCCTCGACGAGCTGCGCGCGGTCATCGGGATCACTCAGATAGCCGGGATCGATGATGGGCTTCTCGTGGGAGTCTGCTGAGGCCAAGCGCAGCGTGCCGCGGCTCTTCGGGTGCAACAGCACGGCCCATATCTTGTAGCCGTTGCGCTGCTCGACCTCACCAGCCTCAGCAGTCGGGCCGCCGACCGGGCTGTTCGACGCGATCGCCGGGTTGTAGTCGAAGAGGAGCTC contains:
- a CDS encoding NAD(P)/FAD-dependent oxidoreductase — its product is MPSTRPDPAHTTWDVVIVGAGPAGAATAITLARFGQRVLLVEERVSTRFKLGESLPPTSIDLVKHFLGDPEGPEQQLPGLFRTAGNVSLWATEQADVADFFFTSTGFGLCVERLAFDEALRSNAVAAGATLLKGVRFQSCARIADSTFNWQLRLTSETQTQQYRARYLVDCSGRRAVVARTLGVPTVHNDDRLFAYAQWFSCVGDDDDRYTRIEAAPHGWWYSNRLPGTEGNETKRLVVFHSDKDLPAARMAACRQGFDQLLDDSTHITPLLKARGYHPCGTIRGAPANSQRLQDFCGDAWMAVGDAAQAYDPLSSQGIDKALRTASHAGHMIHYALTDCPQGAAGLDSRNEYVHQYDEQQRQLWQEYLSQRDFYYGIQPRWSDQPFWQRRRQLANEVNRLQIDSPRPTTSRQLTQNSDGA
- a CDS encoding cyclophilin-like fold protein, which produces MKIRMTIEGAVVTATLFDNQTSRDFISLLPLTLTLTDYAATEKVSDLPRKLSTKGAPAGSDPSIGDITYYAPWGNLAVFYKDFSYSNGLIKFGKIDSGGAILNRPGPLRATIEVMEK
- a CDS encoding MoaF-related domain-containing protein, which translates into the protein MAGNSTSCLAKNAIYRLSFVDAQHLDVTVMADPSYPKGTLNHFEISMTEIRPNVYMVTWIEPATGNTVTHVEDFEKNIAYTNITDLASKGFWRLKGEIKPVSGD